The proteins below are encoded in one region of Bombus vancouverensis nearcticus chromosome 8, iyBomVanc1_principal, whole genome shotgun sequence:
- the LOC117162737 gene encoding inhibitor of growth protein 1, which yields MLNQAVVEALYSATYIENYLDCVENLPNDLQRHVSRLRELDATCQTYLREVDQQQEALKNDTDLAVKRRALLRVQQALIAAQEIGDEKLQIVQQVQDLIENKSRQLDLDYRNLDFGKEQESNESVRETNANINSNSSANANNTERQPKRARRTRTDTMVESSNTMDMIVMTETRSNSLSNASNGNQKKTTTTNTGKKKKRKSRQGNQQNQHREDTPPPLEDDLAIDPDEPTYCLCDQISYGEMILCDNDLCPIEWFHFSCVSLSTKPKGKWFCPKCRGDRPNVMKPKAQFLKELERYNKEKEEKS from the exons ATGTTAAATCAAGCTGTTGTCGAAGCATTATATTCTGCAACGTATATCGAGAATTATTTAGACTGTGTGGAAAACTTGCCAAATGATTTACAGAGACATGTATCCCGGCTACGTGAGCTGGATGCCACTTGTCAAA CATATTTGCGAGAGGTAGACCAACAACAAGAAGCATTAAAGAATGATACAGATTTAGCAGTTAAAAGAAGAGCACTTTTAAGAGTTCAACAAGCATTAATTGCAGCACAAGAAATAGGAGATGAGAAATTACAAATAGTTCAACAAGTTCAAGATCTCATTGAAAATAAATCTAGGCAGCTAGACTTAGATTACCGTAATCTTG ATTTTGGAAAGGAGCAAGAAAGTAACGAATCAGTTCGTGAAACAAAtgctaatataaattctaactCTTCTGCTAATGCAAACAACACAGAAAGACAACCAAAAAGAGCCAGGAGAACAAGAACAGACACAATGGTTGAATCTTCCAATACTATGGACATGATTGTGATGACAGAAACACGTTCTAATTCTTTGTCAAATGCAAGTAATGGTAATCAAAAGAAGACAACTACTACTAATACaggcaaaaagaagaaaaggaaatctAGACAAGGTAATCAGCAAAATCAGCATCGTGAAGATACTCCACCACCACTAGAAGATGATCTTGCAATTGACCCAGACGAACCAACGTATTGTCTGTGTGATCAAATATCATATGGAGAAATGATATTATGTGACAATGATTTATGCCCTATAGAATGGTTCCATTTTTCGTGTGTTTCATTAAGTACCAAGCCCAAAGGCAAATGGTTCTGTCCAAAATGTAGAGGGGACAGGCCAAATGTTATGAAACCCAAAGCacaatttttaaaagaattagaaaggtataataaagaaaaagaagagaaatcgTAG
- the trus gene encoding programmed cell death 2 like trus, with protein MACDNRTKVYLGYEDEYVTDKHRPNINFMTNKIGGFPNCYEKNILSLPQCRLCRLYQLLALQLYVPLDNSKYHRTLYIFTCINPNCWNQNESWTCLRVQVSEDEWKPNVLDSSSIVIPSTTSWLSDADDWGDNLNDNSEQNGNNLLPNNLTDFHFSLQKEIDENIREELSALHVDDPNANSPASIESPVGVGAVGRLDSPQASAEIDGEESEVVCIDTPIQPQCDLISLLQEVTPFPIQVESNTDTKLSFVEIFLSVEEEEDCSPDVPQHVRDLLLEYQYRNPDLSSKAGADIDEGKTIETDTEKYEKGTPMHGDEMFHNFISQIQKNPGQLLRYSRDNSAPLLLYPISGCVGKCRHCGGEMTFEVQILPTLISKLTLQPRVEKNFQIEFGTVLIYTCVRSCWSPKDLYREEHVIVQAEKL; from the exons ATGGCTTGTGATAACCGGACAAAAGTGTACTTGGGATACGAAGACGAATATGTCACTGATAAACAtcgtccaaatattaattttatgacaAATAAGATCGGTGGATTTCCA aactgctatgaaaaaaatatactGTCATTACCACAATGTAGACTGTGCAGACTGTATCAGCTCCTGGCTCTTCAGTTATATGTTCCATTAGATAACTCTAAATATCATCGAACGCTTTATATTTTCACATGTATAAATCCAAATTGTTGGAATCAAAATGAGAGTTGGACTTGTTTGAGAGTTCAAGTATCAGAGGATGAATGGAAACCAAATGTTTTAGATAGTAGTAGCATAGTAATACCATCTACAACATCATGGTTATCAGATGCAGATGATTGGGGTGATAACTTAAATGACAATTCTGAACAAAATGGAAATAATCTATTGCCAAATAATCTAAcagattttcatttttccttgcaaaaagaaatagatgaaaATATAAGAGAAGAACTTTCTGCATTACATGTTGATGATCCTAATGCAAATAG TCCAGCAAGTATAGAATCTCCAGTTGGAGTAGGTGCTGTAGGTAGATTAGATTCTCCTCAAGCATCTGCTGAAATTGATGGAGAAGAAAGCGAAGTTGTTTGTATCGATACTCCAATTCAGCCTCAATGTGATCTAATTAGTTTATTACAAGAAGTAACTCCATTTCCTATTCAAGTAGAATCAAACACAGATACAAAATTATCGTTtgttgaaatatttctttccgtcgaagaagaagaagattgCAGTCCAGATGTGCCACAACATGTACGTGATTTACTATTAGAATACCAATACAGAAATCCAGATTTATCGTCAAAAGCTGGAGCAGACATAGATGAAGGTAAAACTATAGAAACAGAcacagaaaaatatgaaaaaggcaCTCCAATGCATGGAGATGAAatgtttcataatttcatatctCAAATACAAAAGAATCCTGGTCAACTTTTACG ATATTCCCGAGATAACTCTGCaccattattattatatccTATCAGTGGATGCGTTGGGAAATGCCGACATTGCGGAGGTGAAATGACATTTGAAGTTCAAATTTTGCCTACATTGATTTCCAAATTAACACTTCAACCACGAGTTgaaaaaaattttcaaattgaattTGGAACTGTTTTAATATATACTTGTGTAAGAAGTTGTTGGTCTCCGAAGGATTTATACAGGGAAGAACATGTTATTGTTCAAGCAGAAAAATTATAG
- the Ubc6 gene encoding ubiquitin conjugating enzyme 6 isoform X1 — protein sequence MSTPARRRLMRDFKRLQEDPPTGVSGAPTDNNIMIWNAVIFGPHDTPFEDGTFKLTIEFTEEYPNKPPTVRFISKMFHPNVYADGGICLDILQNRWSPTYDVSAILTSIQSLLDEPNPNSPANSLAAQLYQENKREYEKRVATVVEQSWLNFQESHTEDVR from the exons ATGTCTACCCCTGCAAGAAGGAGACTAATGAGAGACTTTAAGAG ACTACAAGAAGACCCACCCACTGGAGTATCGGGAGCACCTACGGACAATAATATTATGATATGGAATGCAGTTATCTTTGG acCTCATGATACTCCATTTGAAGATGGTACTTTCAAACTTACAATAGAATTTACAGAAGAATATCCAAACAAGCCACCGACAGTGAGATTCATCAGTAAGATGTTCCACCCTAATGTGTATGCTGATGGAGGCATATGTTTGGACATATTACAGAATCGTTGGAGCCCTACTTATGATGTATCTGCTATTCTAACATCTATACAG tCCCTTTTGGATGAACCAAATCCAAATTCTCCAGCAAATTCATTAGCTGCACAATTATATCAAGAAAATAAGCGGGAATATGAGAAGAGAGTAGCTACTGTTGTTGAACAATCTTGGTTGAATTTTCAAGAAAGTCACACAGAAGATGTCCGCTGA
- the Ubc6 gene encoding ubiquitin conjugating enzyme 6 isoform X2, whose translation MSTPARRRLMRDFKRLQEDPPTGVSGAPTDNNIMIWNAVIFGPHDTPFEDGTFKLTIEFTEEYPNKPPTVRFISKMFHPNVYADGGICLDILQNRWSPTYDVSAILTSIQSLLSDPNPNSPANSMAAQLYKENRREYEKRVKACVEQSFTD comes from the exons ATGTCTACCCCTGCAAGAAGGAGACTAATGAGAGACTTTAAGAG ACTACAAGAAGACCCACCCACTGGAGTATCGGGAGCACCTACGGACAATAATATTATGATATGGAATGCAGTTATCTTTGG acCTCATGATACTCCATTTGAAGATGGTACTTTCAAACTTACAATAGAATTTACAGAAGAATATCCAAACAAGCCACCGACAGTGAGATTCATCAGTAAGATGTTCCACCCTAATGTGTATGCTGATGGAGGCATATGTTTGGACATATTACAGAATCGTTGGAGCCCTACTTATGATGTATCTGCTATTCTAACATCTATACAG TCGCTGTTAAGTGACCCGAACCCGAATTCGCCTGCCAACTCAATGGCAGCACAACTGTACAAAGAGAATCGACGTGAATACGAGAAGCGAGTGAAGGCTTGTGTGGAGCAGAGTTTTACGGATTAG